A part of Legionella sainthelensi genomic DNA contains:
- a CDS encoding RNA polymerase sigma factor FliA, whose amino-acid sequence MDALAACSKVNQQIQETLVKNHALLVKRIAHHLLGRLPQGIQLDDLIQAGMLGLLEAARHYDSSKGASFETYAGIRIRGYMLDEVRRNDWVPRSVHRNSRLISEAVKYVEHRLGREAKDSEIAAELGISLTEYHEMLQDSVSSHLYGFDDLGVTDDALQMDNESASTEPHVNVFHSDLMRRLSDVIRGLPHKEKMVLSLYYEHDLNLKEIGEVIGVSESRVSQILSQATHRIKSRLPE is encoded by the coding sequence GTGGATGCTTTGGCTGCTTGTAGCAAAGTCAACCAGCAGATTCAAGAAACGCTGGTAAAAAATCATGCCTTGTTGGTTAAGCGCATCGCTCACCATTTATTAGGGCGTTTGCCTCAGGGGATACAACTCGATGATTTAATCCAAGCTGGAATGCTCGGATTGTTGGAGGCGGCAAGGCATTATGATTCTTCAAAAGGTGCTTCATTTGAAACTTATGCAGGAATTCGCATAAGAGGCTATATGCTCGATGAGGTACGGCGTAATGATTGGGTTCCACGTTCAGTTCATCGAAATTCACGCTTGATTTCTGAAGCAGTTAAATATGTGGAGCATCGATTGGGTAGGGAGGCTAAGGATTCAGAGATTGCTGCTGAACTGGGTATATCGCTTACCGAATATCATGAAATGTTGCAAGATTCTGTCAGTAGCCATTTATATGGTTTTGACGATTTAGGTGTTACTGATGACGCGTTGCAAATGGATAATGAAAGTGCTTCTACGGAACCTCATGTCAATGTATTTCACAGTGATTTAATGAGGCGTTTATCTGATGTGATACGTGGATTACCTCATAAAGAGAAAATGGTTTTATCATTATATTATGAACATGATTTAAACTTAAAAGAAATTGGAGAGGTTATAGGGGTTAGTGAATCTCGTGTGTCACAAATTCTTAGTCAAGCAACACACCGTATTAAATCACGCTTACCTGAATAA
- a CDS encoding SDR family NAD(P)-dependent oxidoreductase produces the protein MRQRTWLILGASSIIAEKFAHIVAQAGDQLVLVGRQASQLDIIAKDIRLRYPVSCEVLLVDLATQAEKLLTVLQHDARELDVFIAHSDFTDNLHLNTETITQLIKTNILTTTLLIHSYFNRSQKEYHLLFLSSVAACRGRAKNSLYGASKASIEIYLQGIQQSASKNQHITIARLGFIDTKQTYGVPGVFYAAPPYYCAKACLKALNHKKRMIYYPYFWRIIMAIINRLPFFLYKKMSSM, from the coding sequence ATGAGACAACGAACCTGGCTTATTCTAGGAGCCTCCTCCATTATTGCGGAAAAATTTGCTCATATTGTGGCTCAAGCAGGGGATCAATTAGTACTTGTTGGACGTCAAGCGAGTCAACTCGATATTATTGCAAAGGATATCAGACTTCGATATCCAGTGAGCTGTGAGGTACTCCTTGTCGATCTGGCAACACAAGCTGAGAAATTACTTACTGTTCTGCAACATGATGCGCGTGAACTCGATGTATTTATTGCCCATAGTGATTTCACAGATAACTTACATTTAAATACAGAAACAATAACACAACTTATAAAAACCAATATTCTCACCACCACTTTGCTTATCCACTCGTACTTCAATCGTTCACAAAAAGAATATCATTTATTATTTTTAAGCTCTGTGGCTGCATGTCGGGGTCGTGCCAAAAACAGCCTGTATGGGGCGAGTAAAGCAAGTATTGAAATTTATCTACAGGGGATACAACAATCTGCCTCAAAAAATCAGCACATCACTATAGCTCGCCTTGGTTTTATTGATACAAAACAAACCTATGGCGTACCTGGGGTATTTTATGCTGCCCCTCCATATTATTGTGCAAAGGCATGTTTAAAAGCTCTAAATCACAAAAAAAGAATGATCTATTATCCTTACTTCTGGCGAATAATTATGGCAATCATTAATCGCTTACCTTTTTTTCTCTATAAGAAAATGAGCAGCATGTGA
- a CDS encoding gamma-glutamyl-gamma-aminobutyrate hydrolase family protein (Members of this family of hydrolases with an active site Cys residue belong to MEROPS family C26.), translating to MKEKFNSCEQVNVGISYNKINGGAAADSIRHIILEQNLNLIETDYRSIIPPHINLDGIFENQDKFLEILNHAKTQATLLLKDLDGLIIPGSDARIDPRLYREPLTEHPDRIDLARSIAELALVHVAMQHGIPILGICGGHQIINVYLGGTLKALSEEDIDAQGYMCYSLIGFNPKTELAKIFFEIRENRDNLRQTEIYSHQFFGAHKHAIKQLAHKELANKDQMISVVAIADDSNYTIEGFESKYGSPLYSMQFHPEVGAKGMYSQLYKTISYQAATSEDIMTNSKIFMAFKQAMITFHLKKSLFKSIRNKEEVLELKGYSESVSPEKK from the coding sequence ATGAAGGAAAAATTTAATTCCTGTGAACAAGTAAATGTGGGTATTAGTTACAATAAAATAAATGGGGGAGCTGCTGCAGATTCCATAAGACACATTATTTTGGAACAAAATTTAAACTTAATTGAAACGGATTATAGATCAATTATTCCTCCGCACATTAACTTAGACGGTATTTTTGAAAACCAAGATAAATTTCTGGAAATACTTAATCATGCCAAAACACAAGCAACGCTCTTACTGAAAGATTTAGACGGGCTAATTATTCCAGGAAGTGATGCTCGAATTGATCCAAGACTTTATCGTGAACCATTAACAGAGCATCCTGATCGAATTGACTTGGCGCGATCCATCGCAGAATTAGCTTTGGTTCATGTTGCAATGCAGCATGGAATCCCCATTCTGGGTATTTGTGGCGGCCATCAAATTATCAATGTTTATTTGGGAGGAACACTTAAAGCCCTCAGTGAGGAAGACATTGATGCTCAGGGATACATGTGTTACTCGCTGATTGGATTTAATCCAAAAACAGAGCTTGCAAAAATATTTTTTGAAATCCGAGAGAATAGAGATAATTTGCGGCAAACAGAGATTTATTCACATCAATTTTTTGGGGCGCATAAGCATGCAATTAAACAACTTGCTCATAAAGAATTGGCTAATAAAGATCAAATGATTTCTGTGGTTGCAATTGCTGATGATTCAAATTATACGATTGAAGGATTTGAATCAAAATATGGTTCTCCATTATACAGTATGCAATTTCACCCGGAAGTAGGAGCAAAAGGAATGTACTCGCAATTGTATAAAACAATCAGTTATCAAGCAGCAACATCTGAAGATATTATGACTAACTCAAAAATATTTATGGCATTTAAACAAGCGATGATAACTTTTCACCTGAAAAAATCTCTTTTTAAGAGTATTAGGAATAAAGAGGAAGTGTTGGAACTAAAAGGATATTCAGAAAGTGTGTCTCCAGAGAAAAAATAG
- a CDS encoding nucleoside deaminase, which produces MTNFIKRTIELATENVKKGGRPFACIITKNNVIVAEGTNQVAQTKDPTAHAEIVAIREATSKLKTEHLTDCEFFILAHPCPMCLAAMYYCSPLKVTFITTRDEYKKYYEDHRKYFTLDNFYGEFAKSWHERTMPMEHRSDPEGIEVYKLWQKMNPSSNAKC; this is translated from the coding sequence ATGACTAATTTCATCAAACGGACCATTGAATTAGCAACGGAAAATGTAAAAAAAGGAGGCCGACCCTTCGCCTGCATTATTACCAAAAACAATGTCATCGTTGCCGAAGGCACCAATCAGGTTGCCCAAACTAAGGATCCAACTGCGCATGCGGAAATTGTAGCAATACGCGAAGCAACCTCCAAGTTAAAGACAGAACATTTGACAGATTGTGAATTTTTTATTTTAGCTCATCCCTGCCCCATGTGTTTGGCAGCAATGTATTATTGTAGCCCACTGAAAGTAACCTTTATTACAACAAGAGATGAATACAAAAAATATTACGAAGATCATCGCAAATATTTTACTCTTGATAATTTCTATGGAGAATTTGCTAAATCCTGGCACGAACGTACTATGCCTATGGAACACCGCAGCGATCCAGAAGGTATCGAAGTATATAAACTTTGGCAAAAAATGAACCCGAGTTCAAACGCTAAGTGTTGA
- a CDS encoding MinD/ParA family protein has translation MSKKKQNISDEASGLRNLSHTKPIQVIAVSAGKGGVGKSNIAVNLAVGLAQLKKKVMLLDADLGLANIDIMLGLHVKYNLSHVIQGACHLSDVILPGPYGLSVIPAASGTEFMTQLSPPELAGIIDAFNELTDDLDYMIIDTAAGISDTVLSFIRSSQELIVIVCDEPTSLTDAYALLKVMNKRYEWTRFHILANMVENEKEGQELFNKLFKVSEQFLEVQLDYLGGVQFDEHIHRAMKLQKPVIIAYPESASALSLKRIAEEISEWSPSSLLGGNTSFFLERLVAGGL, from the coding sequence ATGTCTAAAAAGAAGCAAAACATCAGTGATGAAGCTTCTGGCCTGAGAAATTTATCGCATACAAAACCTATTCAGGTCATAGCAGTCTCTGCCGGTAAGGGGGGAGTGGGCAAGAGTAATATTGCGGTTAACTTAGCTGTTGGGTTAGCACAACTGAAAAAAAAGGTGATGCTGCTTGATGCTGATCTAGGGTTAGCTAATATTGATATTATGCTGGGATTGCATGTTAAATACAATTTATCCCATGTGATTCAAGGAGCGTGTCATTTAAGTGATGTTATCTTACCTGGACCTTATGGTCTTAGTGTTATTCCTGCAGCTTCGGGTACGGAGTTTATGACTCAACTTTCTCCTCCGGAACTCGCGGGGATTATTGATGCATTTAATGAGCTGACTGATGACTTAGATTATATGATAATTGATACTGCTGCAGGAATTTCGGATACGGTATTAAGTTTTATTCGTTCTTCACAAGAATTAATTGTAATTGTTTGCGACGAGCCTACGTCTTTAACCGATGCATATGCTTTACTTAAGGTGATGAATAAACGTTATGAATGGACTCGCTTTCATATTCTGGCTAATATGGTAGAAAATGAGAAGGAAGGACAAGAATTATTTAATAAATTGTTTAAAGTCTCTGAGCAATTTCTGGAGGTTCAGCTAGACTATTTAGGGGGGGTCCAATTTGATGAGCATATACATAGGGCGATGAAACTACAAAAGCCTGTGATAATTGCTTATCCTGAATCTGCTTCTGCATTATCACTAAAAAGAATAGCAGAAGAGATATCTGAATGGTCACCGAGTTCTTTATTAGGTGGTAACACCAGTTTCTTTTTAGAGCGTTTAGTCGCGGGTGGACTTTAA
- a CDS encoding FAD-binding oxidoreductase, translating to MNSKKQILSNFSCAKSQSFCLRPDNEEDLAHYIAHNPQQNLLMRGSGLSYNDSCFNTNGYVIDSERLNHLIDFDPQTGIVICQGGVPLKDLFLLNPDFIPPVIPGTVHATVAGGIAHDIHGKNNHKAGSFGHHLISFDLLIGNKKIHCNRNENTDLFHATIAGLGLTGVITRARLRLKKASRFILVKHIQFQSLNALTELMLTHGINEDYQVAWLDLLNSKPCAILSIANHCEPLNIKEYKPYSIPKIPFSLIRPWNMKLFNRYFFNSKKKEEKLTLEQFNNPLDKIKHWNRLYGPQGLIQFQAVFDTAHVITILDHLTQIIRTANATPTLAVLKLFNRSGDGLLSFCKPGFTLAVDFIHNTAAKQAITSMNQLILELKGRIYLAKDSLLNEQQYKKMYENHTQFSEILKHHACTMRSDLATRLGITK from the coding sequence ATGAACAGCAAAAAACAAATTCTCTCTAATTTCAGCTGTGCAAAAAGCCAATCCTTTTGCTTACGGCCTGATAATGAAGAAGACCTTGCTCATTATATTGCCCATAATCCGCAACAGAACCTGCTCATGCGTGGTTCAGGGTTAAGCTATAATGACAGTTGCTTTAATACTAATGGTTACGTTATTGACAGCGAGCGATTAAATCATTTGATTGATTTTGATCCTCAAACGGGTATTGTCATCTGTCAAGGCGGAGTGCCACTGAAAGATTTATTTTTATTAAATCCTGATTTTATTCCTCCAGTTATTCCTGGGACCGTACACGCTACTGTTGCAGGAGGGATCGCTCATGATATTCATGGTAAAAATAATCATAAAGCCGGTAGTTTTGGCCATCATCTTATCAGCTTTGATTTGTTAATCGGCAATAAAAAAATCCACTGCAATCGCAATGAAAATACTGATTTATTTCATGCCACAATCGCAGGGTTAGGACTTACTGGTGTAATTACTCGTGCTCGTTTGAGACTCAAAAAAGCCTCCCGGTTTATTTTAGTGAAACACATACAATTCCAATCGTTAAATGCACTCACCGAATTGATGTTAACCCATGGAATCAATGAGGATTATCAAGTCGCCTGGCTTGACTTATTAAATTCAAAGCCATGCGCCATTCTTTCGATAGCGAATCATTGTGAGCCTTTAAATATTAAAGAATATAAACCTTATAGCATACCCAAAATTCCTTTTTCTTTAATTAGACCTTGGAACATGAAATTATTTAATCGATATTTTTTTAACAGCAAAAAGAAAGAAGAAAAACTCACCCTCGAACAATTTAATAATCCGCTCGATAAGATAAAACACTGGAATCGGCTTTATGGCCCTCAGGGATTGATTCAATTTCAAGCAGTTTTTGATACAGCTCATGTGATTACAATTTTGGATCATTTAACTCAAATAATACGAACAGCCAATGCAACACCTACACTTGCTGTACTCAAACTGTTTAATCGTTCAGGGGATGGTTTGCTCTCTTTTTGTAAACCAGGTTTTACCCTGGCAGTAGATTTCATTCATAATACAGCCGCCAAGCAGGCCATTACGTCTATGAATCAATTAATCCTTGAGCTAAAGGGTCGAATTTATTTAGCCAAAGACTCACTTTTAAATGAACAACAATATAAAAAAATGTATGAAAACCATACCCAGTTTTCTGAAATATTAAAACATCACGCATGCACCATGCGTTCTGATCTTGCAACACGATTAGGGATAACAAAATGA
- a CDS encoding metallophosphoesterase has protein sequence MMNLKKLIIACTTTLLYLANFYSIAANTSNQNQMEVFLISDPHVDITKRQPTHINPQPNISEELDPQSFKFLIAKIGEQIDSHQEQNPAVLLLGDLPAHNAYKRKTTRDNINLVFEQLFEKINPSPYFYVFGNNDSLERNYGPFTYKDQSPFNLLQKITGNNDGFLSTGLKCPVDLAPCINNENKNYGYYSAYLGDHLKLISLNSVVFVSRPSFNPSRDGAKEELQWLENEIKTSKANHENVLLAMHVPPQSWESIYKDAFIKIIKTYPAIILGIVAAHTHFDELHAIKIENKNYVIPIIYSASIGSDHGNASSYKILNLSRQNDTSSWQFKNYVTYNFIGSTAEKSQLNQYYDFNQTFCSSSSTETVSNCLKMHISKNKFDNATSILMSKHYTAGNPNNNQKINPSSKWLMIIK, from the coding sequence ATGATGAATCTAAAAAAACTAATCATTGCTTGCACCACAACTTTATTGTATCTGGCTAATTTCTACTCGATAGCCGCAAATACCAGCAATCAAAATCAGATGGAGGTGTTTTTAATTTCAGATCCTCATGTGGACATTACAAAACGTCAACCAACTCATATAAATCCACAGCCTAATATTTCTGAAGAATTAGATCCACAAAGTTTTAAGTTTTTAATAGCAAAAATAGGTGAGCAAATCGACTCGCATCAAGAACAAAATCCTGCTGTTTTGTTGCTCGGCGACTTACCCGCTCATAACGCATATAAACGTAAGACCACTCGAGATAATATTAATTTAGTTTTTGAGCAGCTGTTTGAAAAAATAAATCCATCCCCGTATTTTTATGTTTTTGGAAATAATGACTCTTTGGAAAGGAATTACGGACCTTTTACCTATAAAGACCAATCACCCTTCAATTTATTACAAAAAATAACAGGTAACAATGATGGATTCCTCTCTACGGGTTTAAAATGTCCTGTTGATTTAGCGCCTTGCATCAACAATGAAAACAAAAACTACGGCTATTACTCTGCTTATTTAGGTGATCATCTCAAACTTATTTCATTAAACAGTGTTGTATTCGTATCAAGACCAAGCTTCAACCCTTCTCGGGATGGGGCCAAAGAAGAGCTTCAGTGGTTGGAAAATGAAATTAAAACCAGCAAAGCAAATCATGAGAATGTTCTGTTAGCCATGCATGTTCCACCTCAGAGTTGGGAATCAATTTATAAAGATGCATTCATAAAAATAATAAAAACTTATCCAGCAATCATACTTGGCATAGTCGCTGCTCATACTCATTTTGATGAACTGCATGCAATTAAAATTGAAAATAAAAATTATGTGATCCCAATCATTTATTCAGCGTCCATTGGATCTGATCATGGCAACGCTTCTTCCTATAAAATTTTAAATTTATCAAGACAAAATGACACTTCCTCATGGCAATTCAAAAACTATGTCACTTATAATTTTATTGGTTCTACTGCCGAAAAAAGTCAGCTCAATCAATACTATGATTTCAATCAAACATTCTGTTCAAGTTCCTCTACTGAAACTGTCAGTAATTGCCTCAAAATGCATATCAGTAAAAATAAATTTGATAATGCCACAAGCATCTTGATGAGCAAACATTATACGGCAGGAAACCCTAATAATAATCAAAAGATTAACCCATCCTCAAAATGGCTCATGATAATAAAGTAA
- the lysS gene encoding lysine--tRNA ligase, whose amino-acid sequence MTEEQVEHLDESEVYHIRKQKLAELRTQGFNFPNQFRRENLAQELIKEYDSLDKETLAEKHIKVTVAGRIVLRRIMGKASFFHIQDFSGRIQIYIRANDLPEQYEQFKHWDLGDIVGVNGELFKTNTGELTVNAEGIELLTKSLRPLPDKFHGLADQEMRYRKRYVDLIANDESRITFLIRSRLIQALRQFMDKSFFLEVETPMMHPIPGGALARPFVTHHHTLDMTMYLRIAPELYLKRLVVGGFERVYEINRNFRNEGISTRHNPEFTMVEFYQAYADYKDLMNFTEEMIRYLCDSVLERRQVEYQGQILDFDKPFARMTVKEAILHYHPEINVNQLESVVACRALLEEKKLPFKETDGIGKLQIILFEETVEHQLFQPTFITGYPTEISPLARRSDEDPELTDRFEFFIAGREIANGFSELNDAEDQAERFRKQVAEKDAGDMEAMHFDSDYIEALEYGLPPTAGEGIGIDRLVMLFTNSQSIRDVILFPHLRQ is encoded by the coding sequence ATGACTGAAGAACAAGTAGAACATTTAGATGAAAGTGAAGTTTATCACATTCGTAAACAAAAATTAGCGGAATTAAGAACACAAGGGTTTAATTTTCCAAATCAATTTCGCCGTGAAAATTTAGCTCAGGAACTTATAAAAGAGTATGACTCATTAGACAAGGAAACTTTAGCAGAGAAACATATTAAAGTTACCGTAGCAGGTCGTATTGTATTAAGACGTATTATGGGTAAGGCCAGCTTCTTTCATATTCAAGATTTTTCTGGACGCATCCAGATATATATTCGCGCTAATGATCTTCCTGAACAGTATGAGCAATTTAAACATTGGGATTTGGGTGATATCGTTGGCGTCAATGGTGAATTGTTTAAAACAAATACCGGTGAGCTCACTGTAAATGCAGAGGGGATTGAATTATTAACTAAATCATTGCGACCTTTACCGGATAAATTCCATGGCTTAGCCGATCAAGAAATGAGATATCGCAAACGTTATGTCGATTTAATTGCCAACGATGAAAGTCGCATAACTTTCTTAATAAGATCGCGACTCATTCAGGCACTTAGACAATTTATGGATAAGAGTTTTTTCTTGGAAGTCGAAACGCCAATGATGCATCCTATTCCTGGCGGCGCTTTAGCTCGCCCCTTTGTTACTCATCATCATACCTTAGATATGACCATGTATTTGCGCATTGCTCCAGAGCTTTATTTAAAGCGCCTGGTGGTAGGTGGTTTTGAGCGCGTTTATGAAATAAATCGTAATTTTCGTAATGAAGGTATTTCAACACGCCATAATCCTGAATTCACAATGGTGGAGTTTTATCAAGCCTATGCAGACTATAAGGATCTGATGAATTTTACTGAGGAAATGATCCGTTATCTTTGTGATTCTGTATTAGAAAGACGCCAGGTAGAATATCAAGGTCAAATTCTTGATTTTGATAAGCCATTTGCACGAATGACTGTGAAAGAGGCTATTTTACATTATCATCCTGAAATTAACGTGAATCAGTTAGAAAGTGTGGTTGCTTGCCGAGCTTTATTGGAAGAAAAAAAGCTGCCCTTTAAAGAAACTGATGGGATAGGAAAATTACAAATTATTTTATTTGAAGAAACTGTTGAACACCAATTATTTCAGCCTACGTTTATAACAGGTTACCCTACAGAAATATCACCATTAGCGCGCCGTAGCGATGAGGATCCAGAGTTGACTGATCGTTTCGAATTTTTTATTGCTGGTCGTGAAATTGCGAATGGTTTTTCGGAATTAAATGATGCAGAAGATCAGGCAGAGCGTTTTCGTAAGCAAGTTGCAGAAAAAGATGCAGGAGATATGGAAGCAATGCATTTTGATAGTGATTATATCGAAGCTTTAGAATATGGATTGCCTCCTACTGCAGGAGAGGGGATAGGTATCGATCGATTGGTGATGTTATTTACCAATTCGCAGTCGATTCGCGACGTTATCCTGTTTCCTCATTTGCGACAATGA
- a CDS encoding Thivi_2564 family membrane protein codes for MTGLFNLIAVIVVFGVVLWLIDTFIPMPPSIKSLLNVLVLIILVIYILQFFGLIKTILPMIRILK; via the coding sequence ATGACTGGGTTATTCAATTTAATTGCCGTGATTGTTGTCTTTGGGGTAGTTTTATGGTTGATAGATACATTTATCCCTATGCCACCCTCCATTAAAAGTTTGTTAAATGTGCTGGTGCTAATTATTTTAGTTATTTACATTTTACAGTTTTTTGGTCTGATCAAAACAATATTACCCATGATTAGAATTTTAAAATAG
- the prfB gene encoding peptide chain release factor 2 (programmed frameshift), with protein MLEVNQISLNLVDLDKRVAALRGYLDFDAKRERLEEVVRELESSTIWDNPEVAQALGREQNQLEALVVTLTQLVESITDLNELFEMAREENDEQTINEISEELQSVEKRVADLEFRRMFSGKMDDSNAYLDIQSGSGGTEAQDWAEMLLRMYLRWGEQHGFTTELIECSPGDVAGIKSATIYFQGEYAFGWLRTETGVHRLVRKSPFDSGNRRHTSFAAVFVSPEIDDDIDIEINPADLRIDTYRASGAGGQHVNRTDSAVRITHAPSGIVVQCQTDRSQHRNKDQAMKQLRAKLYELEMQKKNAEQQALEASKSDIGWGSQIRSYVLDQSRIKDLRTGVETSNTQAVLDGALDQFIEASLKAGVGQHD; from the exons ATGTTAGAAGTAAACCAAATTAGTCTTAATCTGGTGGATTTAGACAAGCGAGTAGCAGCGCTTAGGGGGTATCTT GACTTCGATGCGAAACGGGAACGTTTGGAAGAAGTTGTTCGTGAATTAGAATCATCTACAATTTGGGATAATCCAGAAGTAGCCCAAGCATTAGGTCGAGAGCAAAATCAGCTCGAAGCTCTTGTTGTCACTCTCACGCAACTCGTTGAATCCATTACTGATTTAAATGAATTGTTTGAAATGGCGCGTGAGGAAAATGATGAGCAAACAATTAATGAAATTAGCGAAGAATTACAGTCTGTAGAAAAAAGAGTGGCTGATTTAGAATTTCGGCGTATGTTTTCAGGAAAAATGGATGATTCTAATGCCTATCTAGACATTCAATCAGGATCTGGGGGTACCGAGGCACAAGATTGGGCTGAAATGTTATTGCGTATGTATTTGCGTTGGGGTGAGCAACATGGATTTACTACGGAACTGATTGAATGTTCACCTGGAGACGTCGCAGGCATTAAAAGTGCGACCATTTATTTTCAAGGTGAGTATGCTTTCGGATGGTTGCGTACTGAAACCGGGGTGCATCGCTTAGTACGAAAGTCTCCTTTTGATTCAGGAAACAGACGCCATACATCTTTTGCTGCAGTTTTTGTTTCACCCGAAATAGATGACGATATTGATATAGAAATTAATCCAGCTGATTTACGTATTGATACATATAGAGCTTCAGGAGCAGGAGGGCAACATGTTAACCGAACTGATTCTGCAGTAAGAATAACGCATGCACCAAGTGGCATTGTGGTACAATGTCAGACTGATCGAAGCCAGCATCGCAATAAAGATCAGGCTATGAAGCAATTGCGTGCTAAGTTGTATGAATTGGAAATGCAAAAGAAAAATGCGGAGCAGCAAGCGTTGGAAGCGAGTAAATCTGATATAGGATGGGGCTCCCAGATTCGTTCTTATGTATTGGATCAATCTCGTATTAAAGATCTGCGTACCGGGGTTGAAACAAGTAACACCCAGGCTGTTTTGGATGGTGCATTAGATCAATTTATTGAAGCCAGTTTAAAGGCAGGAGTAGGGCAGCATGACTGA
- a CDS encoding methyltransferase family protein: MVFIIASAAYSMYLAKYDPALLKRRSEAGISYEKEPAQKIIIFFLFVASIALIVLSSLDVRFGWSLLTWYISSIGDLIVVFSFYIFYLVSKVNTYAAANIRVEEGQKIITVGPYKFIRHPMYFGAIFLFIGTSLALGSWWTLLLTPVLFSILVARILNEEKILVRDLPGYTEYQKKVTTRLLPFIW, from the coding sequence ATGGTGTTTATTATTGCATCTGCAGCATACAGCATGTATTTGGCAAAATATGATCCAGCGCTTTTGAAGCGTCGTAGTGAAGCAGGCATATCGTATGAAAAAGAACCAGCTCAGAAAATCATTATCTTTTTTCTCTTTGTCGCGAGTATTGCTCTAATTGTGCTGTCTTCTCTCGATGTTCGCTTCGGGTGGTCGTTACTAACTTGGTACATTTCGAGCATAGGTGACCTGATCGTTGTTTTCTCATTCTACATATTTTACCTCGTCTCGAAAGTGAATACCTACGCTGCCGCCAATATTCGCGTTGAGGAAGGGCAAAAAATTATTACGGTTGGTCCGTACAAATTTATTCGTCACCCGATGTATTTTGGTGCAATATTTCTATTCATAGGTACGTCGCTTGCGCTGGGATCGTGGTGGACACTGCTTTTGACTCCTGTTCTATTCTCAATTCTGGTTGCCCGTATCCTGAATGAAGAAAAAATACTTGTGCGTGATTTGCCCGGGTATACAGAATATCAAAAAAAAGTCACAACCCGGCTTCTCCCATTCATTTGGTAG
- a CDS encoding ankyrin repeat domain-containing protein, producing the protein MKFSPTTNPEHLQVIIKPTLNKLIFKADEELTESLKSLPKEIDFDVPDGDFNTILYLAAANNYIKTVSYLLSERKVNPNIKVSEDLTAAHIAAANGFIDILEKLASCDNIQFNEKDQYGETPLFRAVGNAPDEKLLAIIRLIINKDPSSISVPNEDGVFPIELALQRQHVSAIYLLLENGADVNKRCSITAANMMMSQSIPSKQFVNTFVFFNDSVKHNNLRQCAKLIVETYNKQHLAEDVTRNNTNSL; encoded by the coding sequence ATGAAATTTAGTCCCACTACGAATCCAGAGCATTTACAAGTAATTATCAAACCAACATTAAATAAATTGATTTTTAAAGCAGATGAAGAACTCACAGAAAGCCTAAAATCGCTACCTAAAGAAATAGATTTTGATGTACCCGATGGAGATTTCAACACCATACTCTATCTTGCTGCTGCAAATAACTACATAAAAACCGTAAGTTATTTATTATCGGAAAGAAAAGTGAATCCCAATATTAAAGTATCTGAAGACTTAACTGCCGCCCATATCGCTGCTGCAAATGGATTTATTGATATATTAGAAAAATTAGCAAGTTGTGACAATATTCAATTTAATGAAAAAGACCAATACGGAGAAACACCTCTGTTTCGCGCCGTAGGGAATGCTCCAGATGAAAAGCTTTTAGCGATTATACGCTTAATTATTAATAAAGACCCCTCTTCAATTTCAGTTCCTAATGAAGATGGGGTATTCCCTATTGAACTAGCACTTCAAAGACAACATGTGTCAGCAATTTATTTATTATTAGAAAATGGTGCTGATGTGAACAAACGTTGCAGTATAACTGCTGCAAATATGATGATGTCACAAAGCATCCCGAGCAAACAATTCGTAAATACTTTCGTATTTTTTAATGATTCGGTGAAACATAATAATTTACGCCAATGCGCTAAGTTAATTGTCGAAACATATAACAAACAACATCTCGCAGAAGATGTAACACGCAACAACACCAACTCACTCTAG